In a genomic window of Aquila chrysaetos chrysaetos chromosome Z, bAquChr1.4, whole genome shotgun sequence:
- the TMEM171 gene encoding transmembrane protein 171, which produces MYPVAVPAPGGEGNNGQHGKLIFFLFVFGAVLLCAGFLLSVFILQSCPSGTFSDCNEVLKAAGPILAVTGLVCVLLARSRARLYIRQRQLQNEQVYSLIFCRGSCQFAQFLIFGFLFLTSGMLISILGIWVPGCSPSWHSIQLNHTGSSDVDLQGCGFLSLQIMGPLIVLTGLCFFVIAHVKKKQNLNLNQESCESEEHPETPDSFQVTVGDAVMVFPPPPPPYFADAVSPTVTHCLMSSVLPTSENPPPYHSIFSDGAQLADDGRTVAVRDYETIYTISGSSSPSDILPMLYLSSESPPQYEEKASITNNEYSPSSSSSSSISLATSDTSS; this is translated from the exons ATGTATCCAGTGGCTGTTCCTGCACCAGGAGGTGAAGGAAATAATGGACAACATgggaaacttatttttttcctttttgtttttggaGCTGTGTTGCTCTGCGCTGGATTCCTGCTTTCAGTCTTTATTCTCCAGTCGTGCCCATCTGGAACCTTCAGTGACTGTAATGAGGTCCTCAAGGCTGCGGGGCCCATACTTGCTGTAACTGGACTGGTTTGTGTTTTACTGGCACGATCAAGGGCTAGGCTGTATATAAGACAAAGACAATTGCAAAATGAGCAGGTGTACAGCCTTATTTTTTGTCGCGGTAGCTGTCAGTTTGCCCAGTTTCTTATATTTGGATTCCTGTTTTTAACTAGTGGAATGCTAATTAGCATCCTGGGCATTTGGGTtcctggctgcagccccagctggcaCAGCATACAGCTCAACCACACCGGCAGTTCTGATGTGGACCTCCAGGGCTGTGGATTCCTGTCACTTCAAATCATGGGACCTTTGATTGTGCTCACTGGGTTGTGTTTCTTCGTGATAGCtcatgttaaaaagaaacaaaacttaaatCTCAACCAAGAATCTTGCGAAAGTGAAGAACATCCTGAGACCCCTGACTCTTTTCAGGTTACAGTAG gtGATGCTGTAATGGTATTCCCACCTCCACCACCTCCTTATTTTGCAGACGCTGTGTCACCAACTGTGACACATTGTCTTATGTCAAGTGTTTTGCCTACAAGTGAAAACCCTCCACCATACCACTCTATCTTCAGTGATGG AGCACAGCTTGCAGATGATGGAAGAACAGTTGCTGTTAGAGACTATGAAACCATATATACAATTTCTGGAAGCAGCTCACCGTCAGATATTTTACCGATGCTATACCTCTCCTCTGAATCGCCTCcacaatatgaagaaaaagcatcaaTAACAAACAATGAATATTCTCcatcttcttcatcttcttcatcTATTTCCTTAGCCACATCTGATACCAGCTCATAG